The genomic DNA CGGAACCACTGTCATCTGCTCTGACAAGACCGGCACGCTCACGGAAAACCAAATGACGGTTCAGGCCATTTCAAGCGGTGGAATACAATATTCCGTTACGGGAACCGGATACGGCTTCGAGGGCGAGGTCCTCGACAGCGACGGCAATATTCCAAAGAACGCTGCGCTTGAAGAAAATTTCCGAGCAGGCCTCCTGTGTAATGATGCACGCATTGTGCAAAGAGAAGGTCGCCCCGGAGTGGAAGGAGACCCAACGGAAGGAGCCCTCATCGTCTCCGCCCGAAAATTTGGCCTGCAAACAGCCCAGGAAAAGGCCACTTTCAATCGCATTGACGAATTGCCATTTGAGTCCGAGTGGCAATATATGGCTACCCTGCATGAAAACGGTGACTCCAGAATCGTGTATCTGAAGGGTGCGGTTGAAAAGGTCATCCAATGCTGTATGGATTCCATGCTTGCTTCCGGGGAGACAGGTTCGCTGGATGTGGAAGCAATTACCAAGGTTCAGCATGAAATGGCTTCCAAAGGAATGCGCGTGCTGGCTTTTGCCCGGAAAGATTTGTCCGCTGACGGCGAACTGGTGCGCTCGGACGCCTGCATGGGAATGACCTTCGTGGGACTTCAAGGAATGATCGACCCTCCCAGAGAAGAAGCCAAAATGGCGATTGAGGCTTGTCAGGACGCCGGTGTCAAAGTCAAGATGATTACTGGAGATCATGCCCTCACGGCGGAAGCGATCGGACTCAGGCTCGGTTTGCGCGGCGGAGACTGCAGCATCGGAGAGGATTGCCCTGTCATGACCGGCAACGAAATAGCGGAGCTGAGCGATTCGGAGCTCATCGAAAAGGCCCCGGGCATCCCGGTCTTCGCACGAGTCTCCCCGGAACAGAAACTTCGACTGGTCATGGCCCTTCAGAAGAACGGAGAAGTCTGCGCCATGACCGGAGATGGCGTAAATGACGCACCGGCGCTCAAGCAAGCGGACATTGGCGTTGCCATGGGCATCACCGGCACCGAAGTGGCCAAGGAAGCTGCGGATATGGTTCTGACGGACGACAATTTCGCGACGATTGAAGCCGCAGTAGAGGAAGGCCGCGGCGTTTTTGCCAATCTGGTGAAGTTTATTGCATGGACGCTCCCCACCAATGCGGGAGAGGGGTTGGTGATCCTGGCAGCCATCCTGTTCGGCGCCACCCTGCCGATTGTTCCCGTTCAGATCCTCTGGATTAACATGACCACGGCAGCCTGCCTGGGCATGATGCTGGCCTTTGAACCAAAAGAACCCGGCATCATGGATCAGCCTCCCCGTGACCCATCGCGCCCCATACTGGACAAGCTCATTCTCCGCAGGATCGGCATTGTCAGCGCCATGTTGTTGATCTGCGCTTTCGGCCTCTTCAAGTGGGAGCTCATGAACGGGGCAAGCATTGAAAAAGCCCGGACCATGGCTGTAAACGCCTTCGTCGTTATTGAAGCCTTTTATCTGTTCAATGCGAGGTCATTCAGCCGATCGCCGTTCGAGCTGGGCTTCACTTCCAACACATGGATAATAGGCGGCTTTGTAACCATGATGTTACTGCAATGCCTGTTCACGTATGTCCCCGTAATGAACACGCTGTTCGCAAGCGCTCCTATCGACCTGTTGGATTGGACCAAGATACTGGCCTGCGGTCTCATTGTTTACGGGATTGTTGAGTATGACAAAAAAAGAAGCACCCCTGCTGATAAAAAGTAGCATCGACCACAAAACGTCCCGAATCCAGTGCGTGCGATACGTAAGAGTAACGAATCAACCATGTAATATACCCAACCCCAGCACGTACCAGCCCTCTTCCAAACCGACGGGAGGGGGCGAATCCCCTCTGGGCACCACTTATTTCAAGCGGTTGCAATGTTACACTGCAACCGCTTTGGTTTTTTATAACAAAAGTAAAGGAAGCGTATATCTTAACCGTATTCGAAACCTTCAGATGTGTTTGCCACACACCATATCAAAAAGTAACCCACGGCCAGCCCAGCCCATAAACACAATAACTTGATAATATTTTAGTTATTGTAGAAATACTGACACGATTTCATCAATGTGACCTGCTTATGCGACCGGGGCCACTTCCAAATCAGTATTAAAAAAGAAAAGCGCCTGTCCCTCAGAAGAGAAACAGGCGCTTAATGCCGATTAGGGCTTAAATCAAAGAACTACCAGCGGGGGCGTTCTTCGCGGGGCTTGGCTTCGTTGACCTTGATGTTACGGCCACCCATATCTTTGCCATCGAGAGAGTCAATAGCTTCACGAGCGCCGTTGTCATCCATTTCAACAAAACCAAAACCACGGGGACGGCCGGTTTCACGGTCCTCGATCAGTTTGACAGAAGTAACTTCGCCAAAAGCTTCAAAAGCTGCGCGTACTTCGTCTTCAGTAGTGGACCAGGACAGATTGCCGACATAAAGATTCTTAGACATTCAAAATTCTCCAAAAAGTGATAATGTATAGCGCCCATGCGCAAAAAAAAGGAGCCGTGTACAAGATGCGTACACGGCTCCTCGATAGACTTGTTCAAATTCAAACCAGCGCTAGTCACAGTAAGACCGCGCCTTCACGGGTGCGGCTGGTGTTGAGATGTTTAATTGTTCATTTCCGAAGACAAGTCAAGCGATATTATCATGCAAAATAAAAATACATGTTCTATTTTAGCCCAATCGTCAGCTTTATGTAAAAAACAAACAACAAATCGGACAAATAACTGCCCTAATTAATTCACTCAATTAATAATTTTTGAATATTTGACATCTGTATGAAATAAAATTCAATTTTAAAAAAATATTACCTTTTACCTGTGCAAATCTCATTTACAGAGTATGGTGGGCTACCAAGGCAGACCTTATTTAGAACAATTTTCATGGCAAAACCATCAACGACGACAAACATCACACGGAGAACTCATGAGCTCAAAAAGAGAACTCAAATATAAAAAATGGATGGAGCGATTCCTTGAACTGACCAAGAGCCGCAAGCATACACAGAAAAAGGCCTATGCGATCATAGCCAAAGAAGAGACGCGGGATAGGGACGGCAAGCGTCCAACGGCCATCGTTGTTGAACGGGCCATCAAGAGCATGAAAAAACAAAGCAAAAAAGAACAGGACATATCGTCAACATAACAAGAAATATCCACTCCCATCACCGGATCAGCCAGAGCGACAGCCACGGCCAGTATGTTATGATGACGACCGAGAATGCCAGAATGAAGAAGAACGGCAAGGTCGATCTGTAGAGAGTCAGGACCGGTTTCTCGAAGCGGTAACTGGCGATGAACAGGTTCATGCCGATGGGCGGGGTGATGTAGCCGATCTGCATGTTGGCGAGAAAGATGATCCCGAGGTGGGCGGGATGGACACCATAGCCTGCGGCGACCGGCAGTATCAACGGAACGATCAGCACTAAAGCGGAAAAGATATCCAGAATCGCTCCGAGACCGAGCAGGAAACAGTTCAGCAGAATCAGGAACGTCAGCCTGCTGTCGATATGAGCGCGGACGAATTCGAACAACCGTTCGGGCACACCGGCATCGATCATGGCCGTGGTGGATGCCATGGACACCCCCAGAATAATCAGCACGCCGCCGACCAGCAGCATGGACTTTCGCATGATCGCAGGAAGTTCCTTCAACTTTACCTCGCGCAGGATGAAAATCTCAACAATGATGACATACAGGGCGGTCACTGCCGCGGCCTCGGAAACCGCAAAGAAGCCGCTGTAAATTCCGCCCAGCACCACGATGGGCAATGGTATTTCCCAGAAGCTCTCCCGCACCGCCGCCCTGACCTTTGCCCATGAAAACGACTTGAACGAACTACGGTTATGCCGATTGACCCACAGGCTCCACATCGAAAGCAGAACAAGCATGAGTATCCCCGGCAGGATTCCGGCCCGGAACAGGGCATCAATGCTGACCATCTCTTCGGTCCCGGATTGCTGCGCCACGATGCCATACAGAATGAGAGGCAGGGACGGCGCAAACAGCAGGCCGAGACTGCCGGATGTGGTAATCAACCCAAGGTTGAACTTGTCGTCATAACCGGCTTCGGTCAGGGCCGGATACAAGACCGCACCCAAAGCGATGATAGTCACTCCGGACGCACCGGTGAATGCCGTGAAAAAGGCGCAGGAAGCCAGAGAAACGACCGCCAAACCTCCGGGCATCCACCCGAGCAGCGCCTGACTGAGACGAACCAGACGACCGGGAGCCCCGCTCTCGCTCACCAGATATCCGGCAAAGGTAAACAACGGTATGGCAAGGAGCACCGGCATCTCGGCCAGACGAAAAACCTCGATAGCCAGAACGGTCGGATCAATGCCAGCCAGATGAAAACTCAGCATGGCCCCAGCCGCGATAACGGCGAACAGGGGCGCTCCCAGCAGCGCGAGCAAGGCAAAAATGACGCCGAACACTATCATGGTTCGTCCTCACTCGGGCAATGGCCCAGCACACACGTCACGCTCTTTACCGCATGGAACAGATAGCACAGGGAGATGATGGCGAAACCAAGAGGCAACACGACTTCGAACGCCCATGCAGGCAGCCCGCCAAGAAGCGTTGACTCAAACTCCATCTCCATGGAGACAAATCCCCACGAATACCATGCCGCAAGACCGCAGATCGAGGCTGTGAACACAGCCGTCAGCGTCTTGACCACATGTCTCACCCGAGCAGGAAGGAAACGGGATAGGACGTCAATGGTGATATGCCTGTCCGCCCGGCTGGCAGCAACGGCCCCGGCCATTGCCACCCAAAGAACCATCACACGCAACGCTTCGTCTCCCCAGAAAAATCCCAGATCGAACGTATTGCGTAACACGATCTGGATCGACGCCAGAA from uncultured Pseudodesulfovibrio sp. includes the following:
- a CDS encoding cation-transporting P-type ATPase produces the protein METLLDKHWHHMEAAEVAQLLETTPERGLDQFESERRLNYFGKNVITGKRAKTGLERFFLQFHQPLVYILIAAGLVTAYLGEWVDSLVILGVVLVNAIVGYIQESKAAKALDSLSSSMSTEATIIRTGKTTKVPTSQLVPGDVVILRSGDKVPADLRILSFKELRIDESTLTGESLPVDKSSNTLTPETVLAERYNMAYAGTLVSFGQGKGVIVSTGNKTEIGRISGLIDSADELDTPLTQKITRFSHMLLIAIIALASASFVLGLLRDEPINEIFMAAVALAVGAIPEGLPAAVTIILALGVSRMASRKAIVRKLPAVETLGGTTVICSDKTGTLTENQMTVQAISSGGIQYSVTGTGYGFEGEVLDSDGNIPKNAALEENFRAGLLCNDARIVQREGRPGVEGDPTEGALIVSARKFGLQTAQEKATFNRIDELPFESEWQYMATLHENGDSRIVYLKGAVEKVIQCCMDSMLASGETGSLDVEAITKVQHEMASKGMRVLAFARKDLSADGELVRSDACMGMTFVGLQGMIDPPREEAKMAIEACQDAGVKVKMITGDHALTAEAIGLRLGLRGGDCSIGEDCPVMTGNEIAELSDSELIEKAPGIPVFARVSPEQKLRLVMALQKNGEVCAMTGDGVNDAPALKQADIGVAMGITGTEVAKEAADMVLTDDNFATIEAAVEEGRGVFANLVKFIAWTLPTNAGEGLVILAAILFGATLPIVPVQILWINMTTAACLGMMLAFEPKEPGIMDQPPRDPSRPILDKLILRRIGIVSAMLLICAFGLFKWELMNGASIEKARTMAVNAFVVIEAFYLFNARSFSRSPFELGFTSNTWIIGGFVTMMLLQCLFTYVPVMNTLFASAPIDLLDWTKILACGLIVYGIVEYDKKRSTPADKK
- a CDS encoding RNA-binding protein, yielding MSKNLYVGNLSWSTTEDEVRAAFEAFGEVTSVKLIEDRETGRPRGFGFVEMDDNGAREAIDSLDGKDMGGRNIKVNEAKPREERPRW
- a CDS encoding TRAP transporter large permease subunit, which codes for MIVFGVIFALLALLGAPLFAVIAAGAMLSFHLAGIDPTVLAIEVFRLAEMPVLLAIPLFTFAGYLVSESGAPGRLVRLSQALLGWMPGGLAVVSLASCAFFTAFTGASGVTIIALGAVLYPALTEAGYDDKFNLGLITTSGSLGLLFAPSLPLILYGIVAQQSGTEEMVSIDALFRAGILPGILMLVLLSMWSLWVNRHNRSSFKSFSWAKVRAAVRESFWEIPLPIVVLGGIYSGFFAVSEAAAVTALYVIIVEIFILREVKLKELPAIMRKSMLLVGGVLIILGVSMASTTAMIDAGVPERLFEFVRAHIDSRLTFLILLNCFLLGLGAILDIFSALVLIVPLILPVAAGYGVHPAHLGIIFLANMQIGYITPPIGMNLFIASYRFEKPVLTLYRSTLPFFFILAFSVVIITYWPWLSLWLIR
- a CDS encoding TRAP transporter small permease, which encodes MSKRSFVQQLERVGRILEDALTVGLLGFMILLASIQIVLRNTFDLGFFWGDEALRVMVLWVAMAGAVAASRADRHITIDVLSRFLPARVRHVVKTLTAVFTASICGLAAWYSWGFVSMEMEFESTLLGGLPAWAFEVVLPLGFAIISLCYLFHAVKSVTCVLGHCPSEDEP